In Procambarus clarkii isolate CNS0578487 chromosome 25, FALCON_Pclarkii_2.0, whole genome shotgun sequence, the following proteins share a genomic window:
- the LOC138368446 gene encoding brain acid soluble protein 1 homolog has protein sequence MALKKRPLIVGTVTPPASGAPEEPTTGGPKAGAARSRRIVASTARGKKPLPRPETGNGEGSDTAGGRQHSSTREVSSTDDRAGAGEEALGSEETTEGDEVNEAKAEGRGEGSPTTTPTALGNRRSPAGEASTTPTVASKAPMESTSRGCTSATTERRRSEAGVSRSTELTGGADIPGPDKAGPDGTSTETVAGTTPGTRTERGSAEETPRSDKQGKSPSRKTKGASARRASWPAATWPSAPHWKQVLVWP, from the coding sequence atggcgcttaaaaagaggccgctgatcgtcggaactgtcaccCCCCCAGCAAGCGGTGCCCCAGAAGAACCAACGacaggcggccccaaagccggggcagcacgaTCACGCAGAATAGTAGCCTCAACAGCACGGGGCAAAAAGCCACTACCACGCCCGGAGACCGGAAACGGAGAAGGATCAGACACAGCAGGTGGGAGACAACactccagcacacgtgaggtatccagcaCAGATGACAGAGCCGGTGCAGGCGAAGAGGCACTAGGAAGCGAGGAAACTACCGAAGGCGACGAGGTCAACGAGGCAAAAGCAGAGGGCAGGGGGGAGGgctcacccaccacaaccccaacaGCCCTGGGAAACAGACGGTCGCCGGCAGGAGAAGCAAGCACCACCCCTACAGTAGCTTCCAAGGCCCCCATGGAATCAACCAGCCGCGGATGCACCTCCGCAACCACCGAACGACGAAGATCCGAAGCAGGAGTCTCCAGGTCCACAGAGCTCACCGGAGGGGCAGACATACCAGGGCCAGACAAAGCTGGGCCAGACGGAACATCCACCGAAACCGtcgcaggaaccacaccaggcaccaggacaGAGCGAGGATCTGCCGAGGAAACCCCACGCTCAGACAAGCAGGGAAAGTCACCCTCCAGGAAAACCAAAGGGGCCTCAGCACGAAGAGCGTCATGGCCGGCTGCCACGTGGCCCTCAGCTCCACACTGGAAACAGGTCCTTGTCTGGCCCTGA